The Brevibacillus brevis genome contains a region encoding:
- a CDS encoding glycosyltransferase family 28 protein has product MISFVVGRGMGHLGRCISITEKLQQHHLPIHVFAFRETHGYLSKNLHNDVQLKAFKSKKFEDGKQTTLLINDWRSDVPRFRSEGKVGGNTKVVTLYHSDFIIEKNDSAPMQEYKNRIVEIANQSDIFLHMNLIPPKQTQPQMNCIYIPIPLITREISQSPEEVRRMLGLQQNESFILVHMGGGLANRYEQIVKWYDQINSLAGRYRFVVAGQLADEDYQFDERIIKAPLIPNGKNLVKAASLVISKPGMGILGDCISTGTPLLFLPPDDAEREQKIDMLREIANSDRISIQEPEEIVPKIEYALANKEVIQKRFSLIPTNGAEVASKIIEMAYRTPLSKLPKRQEDLLRLTPYSSFGNKDG; this is encoded by the coding sequence ATGATCTCCTTTGTGGTTGGCAGAGGTATGGGCCATCTCGGTAGATGCATTAGCATAACCGAAAAATTGCAGCAACACCATCTTCCCATTCACGTGTTTGCCTTTCGGGAAACACATGGCTATTTATCGAAAAACCTGCACAATGACGTCCAATTGAAAGCCTTTAAATCCAAGAAATTTGAAGATGGTAAACAAACCACACTATTAATAAATGATTGGCGTTCCGATGTGCCTCGATTTCGCAGTGAGGGGAAAGTCGGTGGAAACACAAAGGTCGTGACCCTCTATCACAGTGACTTTATCATCGAAAAAAATGATTCAGCTCCGATGCAGGAATACAAAAATCGCATTGTAGAAATCGCCAATCAATCCGATATCTTTCTGCATATGAATCTTATACCGCCTAAGCAGACCCAACCGCAAATGAACTGCATCTATATCCCCATTCCTTTAATCACCAGGGAAATCAGCCAGTCACCGGAAGAAGTACGACGCATGTTAGGCCTTCAGCAGAACGAGTCGTTTATTCTGGTTCACATGGGTGGCGGACTCGCTAACCGTTATGAACAGATCGTGAAGTGGTATGATCAAATAAACTCGCTTGCCGGCCGCTATCGATTTGTTGTGGCAGGACAATTGGCAGATGAAGATTACCAATTCGATGAAAGGATCATCAAAGCCCCTCTTATCCCGAATGGCAAAAATCTTGTAAAGGCGGCCAGTCTGGTCATTAGCAAACCGGGCATGGGCATTTTAGGAGATTGCATCTCCACTGGAACCCCATTGCTTTTCCTTCCGCCAGATGATGCGGAACGCGAGCAAAAAATAGATATGCTGCGAGAAATAGCCAATAGTGATAGGATATCGATCCAGGAACCGGAAGAGATTGTACCAAAGATCGAGTATGCTTTAGCAAACAAAGAGGTCATTCAAAAAAGATTTAGCCTTATCCCTACCAACGGCGCTGAGGTCGCAAGCAAAATAATCGAAATG